From a single Rutidosis leptorrhynchoides isolate AG116_Rl617_1_P2 chromosome 5, CSIRO_AGI_Rlap_v1, whole genome shotgun sequence genomic region:
- the LOC139848148 gene encoding uncharacterized protein, with protein MGIWNDIRSIAGRIMNRNTSDSSSISPKPVIESVPDTDRRDTITRVLTGFGKFAVDSACNDSLKGGMQVYKMVKEGLKDQSPLEPVNLNSKPRHTLMMEEMQARMVKMEEDLHIIRLDDEDSILCAKDLDPRKEEPAESNEKSAAEKTDVKKVFIRSRL; from the exons ATGGGTATCTGGAACGACATCCGATCAATTGCCGGTCGAATTATGAACCGTAACACCTCCGATTCATCCTCAATTTCACCTAAACCGGTTATCGAATCCGTACCTGATACCGATCGTAGAGACACCATAACTCGCGTTCTAACCGGTTTCGGCAAGTTCGCCGTCGATTCTGCTTGTAATGATTCTCTTAAAG GTGGGATGCAAGTATACAAGATGGTGAAGGAAGGATTGAAGGATCAATCTCCACTAGAACCTGTAAATCTGAACAGTAAACCACGACATACGTTAATGATGGAGGAGATGCAGGCTCGGATGGTAAAAATGGAAGAGGATTTGCATATTATAAGGCTTGATGATGAAGATTCAATCTTATGTGCCAAAGATTTGGATCCTCGTAAGGAGGAGCCAGCTGAATCAAATGAAAAATCTGCTGCAGAGAAGACTGATGTTAAAAAGGTTTTCATTCGGTCACGTTTATGA